The DNA segment TTCGGGATTGAGCGAACTGTCGCAAAAGGCCAACAACCACTTCGGCATCAAGTGTACCCGTCAGTGGACCGGCGCGACCTTCCGGAAAAAAGACGACGACCGCGACTCCACCGGCTCCCTCGTCGAATCCTGCTTCCGCCGCTACAACAACGTCGCCGAAAGCTATGCCGACCACGGCGATTTTATCCGCGATCCGCGCAGTTCCTACCGCTACGGCTTCCTGTTCAACCTCGACCGGACCGATTACAAAAGCTGGGCCCGGGGGCTGCAGTCGGCCGGCTATGCCACTTCAACGGAATACTCAAACCGGCTGATCGCGCTGATCGAGCGGCTCCAGCTATACCAGTACGACCGGCCCGGGAACCGCCGGCGTGGATCCGGTCAACCCGAGCGGCCGAACATGCTGCCCGGCAATAACGGGAACCGGGGCCACGCGATAGCAGCAGAAGAACCAATTCGCGCTGCGGCGCTCATGCTAGAAGCAATTGACAGCCCCTGTCGCTCGCTGGCAATGAAAACGGGCGCTGCCGAATGCATGGCGGCAAAGCAGGCCGGAAGCCTACACATGGGCGTTATACGGAAGCGTACGGGTTCGACAGGAGGTAAGAGAGCTGCTAAGAGAGGTCCGTGCTATGTTGGAGTAATGAACGCTGCAAAAGCGGCGCTTCGCTGCTCAGGCTACCTCTTTCCCGTTTCTCGCGTTAAAAAACACACAGCCACTCATGCTGTTTTTAGCCCGATACATAGCGGTGTCAGCATTTCTTATCAATTGTTCTCCGGTAGGGCCGTTGTCCGGATAAACGGCGATGCCAATGCTCGGCTTGATAACAAGGTGTAGGTCACCGACGTCGATAGGCTGAGCAATATTCTTCAAGACGCCGTCGGCAAGTCTCTCGATATTCTCGCTGCCTTGCGGATTCATCAATAAGTACAGGAATTCATCACCACCATTGCGGCACACCGTGTCCTCGTCGCGAGAGTGTTGTAACAGACGTTTTGCTACCTCCTTCAATACCGAGTCGCCCACGGCGTGCCCATGCGTGTCATTGATATTCTTGAAGCGATCCAGGTCAAGGAACATCACCGCAAGGGTCCAATGGTGGCGCTCGGCCAGGGAAATTGCATGCGCCAGCCGGTCATCGAATAGGTCGCGGTTTGGCAGACCCGTCGTGTAGTCATGCAACGCCCGCAGCCGTGCTTTTTTCTCCTCTTCCTGCGCCGTCGCCAAAGCAGCTTCAGTATCTGCCAAGGCGTTTCGGGACTTAATTAAATCGGTCTCGATCTGTTTCAGATCGTCGATCCCTTGGGTCAAGGTTTCGTTGACTTCATGGAGGTCGTCGGCGCATTCGTGGACTTTGCTTTCTACTCTTTCACTGTTCGCCAGCGCCGTATGCGCCGACAGCGTGGTCGCACCTTCGGCTATCTTTTTCTTCACGATGTCATTGGCGGAGGCAAGGTCATCCGCGCACGCCTCCACCTTTGCTTTCACATCCTGGCTTTTCTCCAAAGCCAGTTCCACTGCAACTGGCGCGGCGACGGCTGCCGCAGTGGGATTTCGATCTGACGTCATAGAGTGGCCTCGCTGTTTTTCGATTCAAAAGGGGTGTTTCTCATCTCTCAAATCACAAGCCGGCGAATGGGGGATTTTTACACAAACTTTTCGTCAACCGTTGACTATCTCTTAGCCGGGGAGCGAGTCGATCGTGCCCAATCGCAAAGTGTTAGGTGAAAATTGCGGTTTTGCGGCGAGTCTTCGGGCCACGCAAGGTTACGAGGTAGCTTTGAGACAGCATGGACGCTTGCAGGAGTGTCAGCAAGCGAGAGGTCGGCTCTCAGTCGCAAGGACTAGTCTTGAATGGGTACTAAGACACTTCCATAGACGCGGGACTGGAGCGCGCGGAGACCGAAGCGGCTGGGTGTACAGGCCAGACGGCGTAGTATCCCGGCGATCACGGCGGGCTTTTCCAATGCGGCGATAATCATAAGCCGCCCTGCGGGTAAGAGTTTGTCCGGCTGGACATCTTGATGCAAATCGATTCGCCCATGCCCCCATGCGTCCGTTACCATTAGGATCCGTTTTGCAGTCACCATTCCGGGTGTTCACTGCAGTAGATACCTTGCCTGCTTGTGATCTGCTAACTACTGCCTGCTATTTTCGCTGACATATCGTCCGGGCGCAGCTTCGATAGGCCGATAGCTCGCATCGCCCAGCTCCGTGCTGGCGCGTACTTTCTTGCCGGCGTGCCGGGCGAGCCATGCCGCCCAATGCGCCCACCAACTACCGGGCACCGATTGCGCGCCGCTCAACCACGCTTCGGGATCATCGGGCAGTGTCCGGTTGGTCCAGTAGTTACGCTTGCCCTTGCTCGGTGCATTGATGACGCCGGCAATATGGCCGCTGGCGGCGAGAACGAATTCGAGTTGACCCGACAACAAGTGCGTGCTCGCGTAAGCCGAATGCCAAGGCACGATGTGATCTTCGCGTGATGCAAGCAGAAACGTCGGTGCTGCAATCTTGCCGAGATCGACGGGAACACCGCACATTGTCAGCCGGCCAGCGGTCTTGAGATTGTTCTCGCTGTACATGTTTTTTATGTAATAGGCATACAAAACGCCGGGCAGGTTGGAGCTATCAGCGTTCCAATACAGAAGATCGAATGCGCGCGGCGTCTGCCCTTTCAAATAATTGTTGACGACATAAAACCAGATCAGCTCATTGGCGCGCAGGCTCGCAAAACAATGCGCGAGATCTGCGCCCGACATGACTTCACCGCGGCCGTGCCGCGTCTCGCAATTATTCACGTAGTCGTCATCGATGTACGCGCTGATTCTGCCGGTGTCGGAAAAATCGAGCATTGTGGTCAGCAGCGTCAGGCTGGCGACCGGATTGCGTTTTTTTGCATGCTGCACGGCAAGCACACTGGCGAGTAGCGTGCCGCCGACGCAAAAGCCTAGCGCGTTCAATTTGTCAGCACCCCGAAGTTCGCGTATCACCGCCATCGCCTTCATCAGCGCGTGTTCAATATAGTCGTCCCAAGTCGCGACCCCGAGCTCAGGCCCGACGTTGCGCCACGAAATCAAGAACACCTGATGTCCCTGTTCTACGGCGTATCTCACAAAGGAATTCTCTGGCTGCAGATCGAGGATGTAGAACTTGTTAATAAACGGCGGCACGATCAGGAGCGGCCGCTGATAAACCTGTTTGGTCGACGGCGCGTACTGGATCAGCTGCATGTATTCGTTTTCGAAGACCACGGCGCCAGGCGTCATCGCCAAATTCTTGCCGACCGCGAAACCGCTTTCGTCCGACATCGAAATACGGCCGCGCTCGAGATCGCGCGCGAAATTTTCCATGCCGAGTCGCAGGCTTTCGCCATCCGTTTGGAACGCGAGTCGCAAGGCTTCCGGATTGGTGGCGAGGAAATTACTTGGCGCGAGCGCATCGAGATAATGCTGGACGTGAAACGCCAGGCGATTTTTCTCGTCGTCAGCAAGCTCGGCTGAATCGACCAGCCGGTTCAGCAGATCGGCCGCCAGCAAGAACGATTGCTTCAAAAAATCGAAGAATGGTAGCGTGCGCCAGGCGGGGTCATGAAATCTACGGTCCCCGGGAGCGGGCGTAATGATGGCTGGCACTTCTTCGCCCGCTTTGACTTGCGTAAAGCCGCGCCACAATTGCCCCTGTTTGCGCAGATAATCCGCGTGAATTTCAGCCCACTGATGCGGGTTTTGCGCGTAGGCTTGCGTCAGCGTCGTGACGATTTCAGGTAGACGATTCGCGCCGGGACCGCTCTGTTGTCCTATCGATTGTTCGATCAAGCGCTGGTTAAACGCAAAAAACTTGCTGTAATGAGCGTTGGTGTTTTCCGAAAGCATTGAGTCACCTAAAGTTGAAAAACGGTGCGGGGCGAGCGATTGATCAGACAGCGTTGCCATATGGTCATCATTGAGTACAGCGCGGTCTCTTTACGCTGCTTACAGTCCGGTTGCCTGATGCCGGGTAATGCGACTGCGCGTGCAGCTTAGGGCCTCGACCGGCTTTCCTTGCAGTCGGGTGCGCTCTCCGAGCCGTAATGAGTGCGCTGGCGCAAACGGTTAAAATAAAGGACGTTTTCAGGATTGTTCTCCGGAAAGGAAAGCTGTCAGCTAAAGCGGCTGCGTCAGCACCGTGCGCGGACGGCCCGCGGCGCCACCGATCGCAGCGGCGCTCGCGCCGAGCAAGAGCGCGAAGAAACCCAGAGCGCACCTTTGGATTACCAGCGAGTCGAATCGGGCGCACGCAAGCGCAACGCCTAACACCACCGCCGAAATCGATTGTGACCTATGCGATCAATAAGCCCGGGATGACGCTGCGCCTTTGTGGGCGGAGATCATGATCGCGTCGGCGAGGCCGCCCGCCGGTACCAGCATGTGTTTCGTGGCCGGATGCGCAAGCTTTTTTGCATGATTAGAGGCAAATGTTTCAGCGTGCGTCGCACCTGATGCATGCAAACCGATAACGGCGAGCGCGGCAGCGAACATGAGTATGAATGGCCGGTGAAGAACGAGACAATCCCGAGACACTGCGCCTATCCGGGGCAGCCAAGCTTAGTGCGAACCTCATGACTTGATGTTCGAATTCGAATGGCGCTGTTTCGCCTCCCTACTCGTCCCCCATTTTTTCAGCCAGAGCCAGACATACCCACCGAGCGCAATATATAGGACTTTTTTCATCGTTTCTCTCCTTCGATTAAGTGGATCACACGTTTGTTTAATTCGCGCGCACGAGTAAAGTATCTTATTAAAATCTTACCGATCCCGCGGTCAGCTTGAGCCTGAGCCAGTGCGCTCGGCGGCAAACGGACAGTTCCATTCAGGTTCGACCGCA comes from the Burkholderiales bacterium genome and includes:
- a CDS encoding GGDEF domain-containing protein, with translation MTSDRNPTAAAVAAPVAVELALEKSQDVKAKVEACADDLASANDIVKKKIAEGATTLSAHTALANSERVESKVHECADDLHEVNETLTQGIDDLKQIETDLIKSRNALADTEAALATAQEEEKKARLRALHDYTTGLPNRDLFDDRLAHAISLAERHHWTLAVMFLDLDRFKNINDTHGHAVGDSVLKEVAKRLLQHSRDEDTVCRNGGDEFLYLLMNPQGSENIERLADGVLKNIAQPIDVGDLHLVIKPSIGIAVYPDNGPTGEQLIRNADTAMYRAKNSMSGCVFFNARNGKEVA
- the phaC gene encoding class I poly(R)-hydroxyalkanoic acid synthase, with amino-acid sequence MLSENTNAHYSKFFAFNQRLIEQSIGQQSGPGANRLPEIVTTLTQAYAQNPHQWAEIHADYLRKQGQLWRGFTQVKAGEEVPAIITPAPGDRRFHDPAWRTLPFFDFLKQSFLLAADLLNRLVDSAELADDEKNRLAFHVQHYLDALAPSNFLATNPEALRLAFQTDGESLRLGMENFARDLERGRISMSDESGFAVGKNLAMTPGAVVFENEYMQLIQYAPSTKQVYQRPLLIVPPFINKFYILDLQPENSFVRYAVEQGHQVFLISWRNVGPELGVATWDDYIEHALMKAMAVIRELRGADKLNALGFCVGGTLLASVLAVQHAKKRNPVASLTLLTTMLDFSDTGRISAYIDDDYVNNCETRHGRGEVMSGADLAHCFASLRANELIWFYVVNNYLKGQTPRAFDLLYWNADSSNLPGVLYAYYIKNMYSENNLKTAGRLTMCGVPVDLGKIAAPTFLLASREDHIVPWHSAYASTHLLSGQLEFVLAASGHIAGVINAPSKGKRNYWTNRTLPDDPEAWLSGAQSVPGSWWAHWAAWLARHAGKKVRASTELGDASYRPIEAAPGRYVSENSRQ